The nucleotide sequence ATACAATGGTAGAGGCCCAGTTAGCTTCGAAGTGAAGTTAGTTAACGCTATTACAAATGAGATCATTAGCGCAACATCTACAGATAAAAAAGAAGCAAAATTTTCAAAACCTGCTCCTGGTGACTATGTAGTTGAAGTTATCACATTCAATAAGAAAGATCCTGAACAAAGCAGTGAACCGAGAAGGTCAAATCAGATTGTGGTGCTTGATGGAACATCTGAACCACAAGAATAAGAATGGAAAAGGAACAAGCTCCACTTGGGAGTTTGTTCCTTTTCTATTCTATGCCATACGTTTCATTCTCTTCTGCCCTTCTCTACAAACTTCTAACAATGGGCATATATCACATTGAGGATTTTTAGCTTTACAATGATAGCGACCGAAAAAAATCATTCGATGATGCGTATCACTCCACTCTTCTTCTGGTACCTTCCTCATTAATGTTTTTTCCACTTCTAATACAGAATCTTTCCACTTACAAATACCTAGCCTTTTTGAAACTCGTTCTACATGTGTATCCACCGCAATAGCAGGAACTTTAAATGCAACAGACGCAACAACATTCGCTGTTTTTCTGCCAACGCCAGCTAATCTTTCTAGCTCATCTTTATCTCTAGGTACTTCCCCACCATACTCATCAATCAAGGTCTCGCAAAGCTTACGAATGTTTTTGGCTTTATTTCGATAAAGTCCAATCGATTTGATATCTTGCTGTAATTCATCTAGTGAAACAGCAAGATAATCTTCTGGTGTTTTGTATTTTTTAAATAAGTCCTTTGTTACTTTGTTTACTAAAGCATCTGTACATTGTGCCGATAAAGAAACAGCGATTACTAGCTCAAATGGATTCTCATGAACGAGCTCACACTCTGCTTCTGGAAACATTTCGGCCATAACATCTAAACAATATCTAATTTGACTTTTATTTAACATAGTTCCTACTCTCCTACTCCTCTTCTAACCAGTTGTAGTACAAGGATACATCTCTTTTTTTCTCAGGTTGTTGTGTTTGTTCTGACTTTTGATGAACGTGAAACGCCCTACTTTGTTCTCTCGCTTGCTGTACAGAACGAATCCCCTTTTTCTTCCACTCTCGTAAAATGCGGTCGATATATTTAAAGTTTAGCTTACCGAGTAAAACGGCTTCTCTAAGTGCAGCTTTGATAAGGGATGGTGCTTGGTCTTCTTGGTCAATCCAAATATTGATTGTTTCGATTTCAAAGGGAGATAGTGGACGACCAAACTCTTGTTCAAACAGTAAAAAGATGTTCGTTTCTTCTTCCGTCATTGCTACAGGTTCATCTTCTTGCTTGTCCGTTATAGAATAGAGCTTCTGCCATAATCCTTCTAAGGAGTAAGACTCATTCAACACATTTTTCTCATTTTTTTCTTCATCGATCGTTAATAATTGTTTTTGAATCAGTTTTCGTAACAAATTAGAACAGGCTTGATCGGATATCGTCATATGAGCAGCGATTTCGGTCGGGGTGGGAAATAAAATTCCTTCTCTTTGAAATCGGTAGATATGAAGCAATACCATCACTTCTGTCTCGTCTATTCCTAGTTCCTTATACGTGTTTAATAATAATTGCGGAATATTTATTTGATCCATTAAAATGGTTTGATAATTACCTGTCATAAACCAGTTCACCTCCCCAACATTATATCATTTATTCAGCTATTCATTGATGAAATAATCACTAACAAAACTTGGGTTCTGTCTGGGACAAAACTATAACTTCCTATTCTAATATTGAACGATTATGGATGAGGACTTAGAATGTTAGCTTTCAATGGTTGGATCA is from Radiobacillus kanasensis and encodes:
- the nth gene encoding endonuclease III, whose product is MLNKSQIRYCLDVMAEMFPEAECELVHENPFELVIAVSLSAQCTDALVNKVTKDLFKKYKTPEDYLAVSLDELQQDIKSIGLYRNKAKNIRKLCETLIDEYGGEVPRDKDELERLAGVGRKTANVVASVAFKVPAIAVDTHVERVSKRLGICKWKDSVLEVEKTLMRKVPEEEWSDTHHRMIFFGRYHCKAKNPQCDICPLLEVCREGQKRMKRMA
- a CDS encoding DnaD domain-containing protein, with the translated sequence MTGNYQTILMDQINIPQLLLNTYKELGIDETEVMVLLHIYRFQREGILFPTPTEIAAHMTISDQACSNLLRKLIQKQLLTIDEEKNEKNVLNESYSLEGLWQKLYSITDKQEDEPVAMTEEETNIFLLFEQEFGRPLSPFEIETINIWIDQEDQAPSLIKAALREAVLLGKLNFKYIDRILREWKKKGIRSVQQAREQSRAFHVHQKSEQTQQPEKKRDVSLYYNWLEEE